From a single Pseudalkalibacillus hwajinpoensis genomic region:
- a CDS encoding aldo/keto reductase gives MSMTLKDTVKLNNGLSMPRVGLGVFKVEEEEQLMSAVKAAIKHGYRSIDTAAIYGNEQWVGQAIKESGVVREELFITSKVWNADQGYNETIQAFETSLEKLGLEYLDLYLIHWPVEGEYVDTWKAIEYLYNEGKIKAIGVSNFQIHHLETLFKEGTVKPVVNQVELHPKLNQKALRDFAATYDIKIEAWAPLMQGELFKNSALNELATKHNKSVAQIVLRWHLQNDVIIIPKSTKENRIQENVDLFDFELSLEDMKRINNLNEDHRVGPNPDSFDF, from the coding sequence ATGAGCATGACACTTAAAGACACAGTGAAATTAAATAATGGACTTTCAATGCCGCGCGTTGGACTCGGCGTATTTAAAGTTGAGGAAGAAGAACAGCTTATGTCTGCTGTAAAAGCAGCGATTAAGCATGGTTATCGAAGTATCGACACTGCAGCGATTTACGGAAATGAACAGTGGGTGGGTCAGGCGATCAAGGAATCTGGAGTAGTGAGAGAAGAGCTATTCATTACGTCAAAAGTTTGGAATGCAGACCAGGGGTACAATGAGACTATTCAAGCTTTTGAAACCTCGCTCGAAAAGCTTGGGCTTGAGTATCTTGATCTTTATCTCATTCACTGGCCTGTCGAAGGGGAATACGTTGATACGTGGAAAGCGATTGAATACCTTTATAATGAAGGGAAAATTAAAGCGATCGGCGTTAGTAACTTCCAAATTCACCATCTAGAAACGCTCTTTAAAGAAGGAACCGTGAAGCCAGTTGTCAATCAGGTTGAACTTCACCCGAAATTAAATCAAAAAGCGCTTCGTGATTTTGCAGCTACTTATGACATCAAAATTGAAGCATGGGCACCACTAATGCAGGGTGAACTATTTAAAAACTCGGCCCTAAATGAGCTTGCAACAAAACATAATAAATCAGTTGCTCAAATTGTACTAAGATGGCACCTGCAAAATGATGTCATCATTATCCCCAAATCTACGAAAGAGAATCGTATTCAGGAAAACGTGGATCTCTTTGACTTTGAATTATCTCTAGAAGATATGAAGCGAATAAATAATTTAAATGAAGATCATCGAGTTGGACCAAATCCAGATAGCTTCGATTTTTAA
- a CDS encoding MFS transporter, which translates to MSSHTHTMSQPKVKSSGNLALLALAISAFGIGTTEFVPVGLLSSIADDLSISITLAGLLISGYAIGVAVGAPVLTALTGKMNRKTLLMSLMVVFIVGNLVAGISTSFGLLLVARFITAFSHGIFFSIGSTIAADLVPEHKRASAIAFMFTGLTVATVTGVPLGTFIGQAFGWRATFLGVALLGLIGIIASAILVPKDLKEAPPSKFSKQLKILTNGRLLLAFAITALGYGGTFVAFTYLAPLLEDVTGLSPKFVGVILLVYGVAVAIGNMVGGKASDQNPLKALFWMFVFQAIILFIMAFAIPFKVAGIITIFFMGLFAFMNVPGLQVLVVNLAEKYVPSAVNVASALNIAAFNVGIAIGSFVGGLIVDSIGLIHTPWIGGIMVVGAVALTGCLRSMERKAIE; encoded by the coding sequence ATGAGTTCTCATACACATACAATGTCACAACCAAAAGTAAAATCAAGCGGCAATCTTGCCTTGCTTGCCCTTGCCATTAGTGCCTTTGGAATCGGAACAACGGAATTTGTGCCAGTTGGACTACTTTCTTCTATAGCTGATGATTTATCCATCTCCATTACCCTTGCTGGATTATTGATTTCCGGCTACGCGATTGGCGTAGCCGTGGGGGCACCCGTTCTAACTGCGTTAACCGGGAAAATGAATCGGAAAACACTTCTCATGTCACTAATGGTTGTCTTCATAGTGGGTAACCTTGTCGCAGGGATTTCCACATCGTTTGGATTGTTACTTGTTGCTCGTTTTATTACTGCCTTTTCCCATGGAATCTTTTTCTCAATTGGCTCAACCATTGCTGCTGATCTTGTTCCGGAGCATAAGCGAGCAAGTGCGATTGCGTTTATGTTTACAGGATTAACTGTGGCGACTGTAACCGGAGTACCACTTGGCACGTTTATTGGACAGGCCTTTGGCTGGAGAGCAACATTCCTCGGTGTTGCTTTACTCGGGCTAATCGGTATTATTGCAAGTGCCATTCTCGTACCGAAGGATTTGAAAGAAGCACCACCATCGAAATTTAGTAAACAGCTTAAAATTCTCACCAATGGCAGGTTACTCCTTGCCTTTGCAATTACAGCGCTTGGGTACGGCGGGACCTTCGTTGCGTTTACGTATTTAGCACCACTTCTTGAAGATGTAACAGGACTGAGCCCGAAATTCGTCGGGGTCATTTTGCTCGTTTACGGGGTAGCTGTTGCAATTGGAAACATGGTGGGAGGGAAAGCGTCAGATCAGAATCCACTTAAAGCGCTATTCTGGATGTTCGTCTTTCAAGCAATCATTCTATTTATTATGGCATTTGCCATTCCATTTAAAGTCGCTGGCATCATTACGATTTTCTTTATGGGTCTATTTGCTTTCATGAATGTTCCCGGTCTGCAGGTGCTTGTCGTGAATCTAGCAGAAAAGTATGTTCCATCAGCGGTTAACGTTGCTTCAGCACTTAACATTGCGGCATTTAACGTTGGGATTGCGATTGGGTCATTTGTTGGGGGACTCATTGTCGATTCCATCGGATTAATTCATACGCCATGGATCGGCGGAATTATGGTTGTGGGTGCTGTTGCGCTAACAGGATGCCTTCGTTCGATGGAGAGAAAGGCAATCGAATAA